Proteins encoded by one window of Chryseobacterium sp. POL2:
- a CDS encoding TCR/Tet family MFS transporter yields MKKKQKSAAIGFIFITLLIDITGWGIIIPVVPKLIQELIHADVSEAARYGGWLSTLYAVMQFLFAAVLGGLSDKFGRRPIILASLLGFAINFYIQAIAPTIFWLFVGRVFSGITGASITTASAYIADVSTDEDRAKNFGLVGAAFGLGFIIGPVIGGVLGQYGSRVPFYAASGLCLVNFLYGLFVLPESLPKENRRNFDWKRANPIGALMGLKRHPELLGLIAALVLVYIAGHAMQTNWTFFTMYKFNWSERLIGISLGVSGLMAALVQGVLIRYLQPKLGNERSIYYGLILYSIGMLLFAFASESWMMFAFLVPYGLGGICGPALQSVISSQVPNSEQGELQGALASLVSLTSIVGPPLMTNIFFYFTHDSAPFKFAGAPFFLGFILMGISAAVAYYSFVHNRKLKEKKNKMS; encoded by the coding sequence ATGAAAAAGAAGCAAAAATCAGCCGCTATCGGCTTTATATTCATTACGTTATTAATAGATATAACAGGCTGGGGAATTATTATTCCAGTAGTTCCGAAGCTTATCCAAGAGCTTATCCATGCAGATGTTAGCGAAGCTGCACGCTATGGCGGATGGCTGAGTACGCTTTACGCGGTGATGCAGTTTTTGTTTGCTGCAGTATTAGGAGGGCTAAGTGACAAATTCGGGCGTCGCCCCATTATTTTAGCATCATTATTAGGATTTGCAATTAACTTTTACATTCAAGCCATCGCGCCGACAATATTTTGGTTGTTTGTAGGACGTGTATTTTCGGGCATTACAGGCGCAAGCATTACAACAGCCAGTGCTTATATTGCAGATGTATCGACAGACGAAGACCGTGCGAAGAATTTTGGATTAGTAGGGGCAGCATTTGGTTTAGGATTTATTATAGGACCTGTCATTGGAGGTGTTTTAGGACAATATGGTTCGCGTGTTCCATTTTATGCAGCATCAGGATTGTGTCTGGTCAATTTCCTTTACGGCTTGTTTGTTCTTCCTGAAAGTTTACCGAAAGAAAATCGCAGAAACTTCGATTGGAAACGTGCCAATCCTATCGGTGCACTTATGGGATTAAAACGCCATCCCGAACTTTTAGGTCTTATTGCAGCTTTAGTTTTGGTGTATATCGCGGGACATGCTATGCAAACCAACTGGACATTTTTCACAATGTACAAATTCAATTGGAGCGAACGACTGATAGGGATTTCATTGGGTGTTTCTGGTCTTATGGCGGCTTTGGTACAAGGTGTTCTGATACGTTATTTGCAGCCTAAATTGGGTAACGAAAGAAGCATTTATTATGGATTAATATTATATTCTATCGGGATGTTGTTGTTTGCATTTGCTAGCGAAAGTTGGATGATGTTTGCATTTTTGGTGCCTTATGGTTTAGGTGGAATTTGTGGTCCTGCTTTACAATCGGTGATTTCGTCTCAGGTCCCGAATAGTGAACAGGGAGAATTGCAAGGGGCTTTAGCGAGTTTGGTAAGTTTGACCTCTATTGTTGGACCACCTTTGATGACTAATATTTTCTTTTATTTTACACACGACAGTGCGCCTTTCAAGTTTGCAGGTGCGCCATTCTTTTTAGGTTTTATTTTAATGGGAATAAGTGCTGCTGTGGCTTATTATAGTTTTGTCCATAATAGAAAGCTTAAAGAAAAGAAAAATAAAATGTCTTAG
- a CDS encoding twin-arginine translocase TatA/TatE family subunit, translating to MELSFGEMLMIALAIIVLFGPDKLPEIARGLGQGVRKMRGAVDDIKTEIMKEADNPVAEIKKEIDKVKQSVQDYNPVNDLKKTVSLEEDKPKVDPLNDEHEGPVSR from the coding sequence ATGGAATTAAGTTTTGGTGAAATGCTTATGATAGCTTTGGCTATCATTGTTTTATTTGGACCGGACAAACTGCCGGAAATTGCCCGTGGTTTGGGACAAGGTGTTCGTAAAATGCGTGGTGCAGTGGATGATATCAAAACCGAAATTATGAAAGAAGCGGATAATCCTGTTGCCGAAATCAAAAAGGAAATTGACAAGGTGAAGCAATCTGTACAAGATTATAATCCAGTTAATGATCTTAAAAAAACGGTGTCCCTAGAGGAAGATAAACCTAAAGTTGATCCGCTGAATGATGAACACGAAGGTCCTGTAAGTCGATAA
- a CDS encoding phosphatase PAP2 family protein, with protein MHELIEKDRALLVFLNNLGNVGSDPFWLLITGKWIWIPLYIIFLYLLFKTYKPKSLIFIVVFIALGITFTDQIAGVFKYGIARLRPCHDEELIPQLRMITCGGKYGFFSSHAANSFFIATFLSILLAKKYRWLPMGVFIWASFISYSRVYLGVHFPLDIIFGALVGFLSGGLFAEFTKIVLRKQQVI; from the coding sequence ATGCACGAATTAATAGAGAAAGATAGAGCGCTTTTAGTGTTTCTGAATAATCTTGGCAATGTAGGAAGTGATCCTTTTTGGTTGTTGATTACTGGCAAATGGATTTGGATTCCGTTGTATATTATTTTTCTTTATTTACTTTTCAAAACCTATAAGCCAAAATCCCTGATATTCATTGTTGTTTTTATTGCTTTAGGAATAACTTTTACAGACCAAATTGCTGGTGTTTTCAAATATGGAATTGCGCGACTGCGACCTTGTCACGATGAAGAGTTAATTCCACAATTAAGAATGATAACTTGTGGCGGAAAGTATGGTTTTTTCTCATCACATGCTGCCAATAGCTTTTTTATCGCAACTTTTCTAAGCATACTTTTAGCCAAAAAATACCGATGGCTTCCGATGGGCGTTTTTATTTGGGCAAGTTTTATTTCATACAGCCGCGTTTATCTCGGGGTACATTTCCCATTAGATATTATTTTCGGTGCTTTGGTAGGTTTTTTATCAGGCGGATTGTTTGCTGAGTTTACCAAAATTGTTCTTAGAAAACAACAAGTAATCTAA
- a CDS encoding 23S rRNA (pseudouridine(1915)-N(3))-methyltransferase RlmH gives MRINFLCIGKTDDKEISNLINYYIPRLPKHWNFCLVEIPDVKNVKKLSPEALKKEEAKLFKHHIEAGELVILLDEKGKQFTSREFSQKIDFWMGSSIKKIHFLVGGAYGFSDDIYQIANEKISLSKMTFTHQMIRLFFVEQIYRAATILQGKPYHND, from the coding sequence ATGCGAATTAATTTCCTCTGCATCGGCAAAACCGATGACAAAGAAATCAGTAATCTCATCAACTATTACATCCCAAGACTTCCCAAGCATTGGAATTTTTGTCTTGTAGAAATTCCTGATGTTAAAAATGTAAAAAAACTAAGTCCAGAAGCGCTTAAAAAAGAAGAAGCCAAACTTTTTAAACATCATATCGAAGCTGGCGAATTGGTCATTCTGCTCGACGAAAAAGGTAAACAATTCACGAGTAGAGAGTTTTCACAAAAAATTGATTTTTGGATGGGTAGCTCTATCAAGAAAATTCATTTTTTGGTGGGCGGTGCTTATGGTTTTTCTGATGACATCTATCAAATAGCGAACGAAAAAATATCACTTTCCAAAATGACCTTCACACATCAAATGATACGCTTATTTTTTGTGGAACAAATCTATCGTGCCGCAACAATTCTGCAAGGAAAACCTTATCACAACGATTAA
- a CDS encoding YihY/virulence factor BrkB family protein, protein MAKKLPKFIIKIRDFLDGIHIPGLGISLLQMMKVYFAGIFNNPLGKQAASISWSFFLSLFPMILFMFSILPYMPHYDKLQFYIFEVLMDNVFPSHMQQDVSDYIQNNIVPNMKGISNLTILLVFVFGTNGAFSLINGFNHNTELQRGFIKEYALAMLITLAFMSLALLSVFGIYYSEVVLKLFTPEYNISWLVDNLSKIIGFISFPLFYFILLALFYWVGCLKITKFSEAIPGAILTTILFVILTYGFAIYVAKFARYNVLYGSIGSIILVMVWVNINVMLILLGNELNLAIKKVKLENIIQQEMIVHEEHAESLSENLD, encoded by the coding sequence ATGGCTAAAAAATTACCCAAATTTATTATAAAAATTCGAGATTTTCTGGATGGTATCCATATTCCAGGTTTGGGTATATCATTACTGCAAATGATGAAGGTCTATTTTGCGGGGATTTTTAATAATCCTTTGGGCAAGCAGGCGGCAAGTATATCATGGAGTTTCTTTTTGAGTCTTTTCCCGATGATACTATTCATGTTTTCTATTTTGCCATACATGCCACATTATGATAAGTTACAGTTCTATATTTTTGAAGTGCTGATGGACAATGTCTTTCCGTCTCACATGCAGCAAGACGTCAGCGATTATATCCAAAATAATATTGTCCCAAATATGAAGGGCATTAGCAATCTCACGATTTTGTTGGTGTTTGTTTTCGGGACCAATGGTGCTTTTAGTTTAATCAATGGTTTTAATCATAACACCGAACTGCAACGTGGTTTTATCAAAGAATATGCTTTGGCAATGCTCATTACTTTAGCATTTATGAGCTTAGCATTGCTTTCCGTTTTTGGGATTTATTACAGCGAGGTGGTACTCAAACTTTTTACGCCAGAATATAACATCAGTTGGTTGGTCGATAACTTGTCCAAAATTATTGGATTTATCTCATTTCCGTTATTTTACTTTATCCTATTGGCTTTGTTTTATTGGGTAGGCTGTCTTAAAATTACTAAGTTTTCTGAAGCCATTCCTGGTGCGATTTTAACGACTATTTTATTTGTTATCTTAACCTATGGTTTTGCGATTTATGTGGCTAAATTTGCGCGTTACAATGTACTTTATGGATCCATTGGGTCTATTATATTGGTGATGGTTTGGGTAAATATCAATGTAATGCTTATCCTTCTTGGTAACGAATTGAATCTCGCTATTAAAAAAGTAAAACTCGAAAATATCATTCAGCAAGAGATGATTGTTCATGAAGAGCATGCAGAATCTCTATCAGAAAATCTGGATTAA
- the nhaA gene encoding Na+/H+ antiporter NhaA, translating to MKVLKLKLKSIFGSEQSSGVILIICVIFSLLIANSSAGELFAELLAHPFGFESLHLQYSLATWINDGLMAVFFLLVGLEIKREILEGELSDIKKASLPIFAAIGGMLVPALIYFAINHDTEYHAGWGIPMATDIAFSLAILSLLGKRVPISLKVFLAALAIVDDLGAILVIAIFYTTSLHWLYLGYCLAIVVLLIILNLKKVSQPIFYIIPGLLLWYFMHHSGIHATIAGVILAFCIPNKTNRGSLLKRIEHSLHKPVSYFIMPVFAFANTNIMIDPQVFNNFFNPLSYGIMGGLIFGKFIGISLFSYIAIKLQLSSLPERSNWNSIFGVALLAGIGFTMSIFLAILSFPGHVDYQNEAKVAILLASLISGVAGFFLLKVNLDKAKNN from the coding sequence ATAAAAGTTTTGAAATTAAAATTAAAGAGCATTTTTGGGTCAGAGCAGTCTTCTGGCGTTATCCTTATCATTTGTGTAATTTTCTCATTGTTAATTGCAAATTCCTCCGCGGGAGAACTTTTTGCGGAACTACTAGCACATCCTTTCGGTTTCGAAAGTCTGCATTTGCAATACTCTCTCGCTACATGGATTAATGATGGCCTTATGGCGGTATTTTTCCTTTTGGTAGGACTTGAAATAAAAAGAGAAATCCTCGAAGGCGAATTATCGGACATCAAAAAAGCTTCTCTCCCGATTTTTGCTGCAATCGGAGGAATGCTTGTTCCTGCTTTAATCTATTTTGCTATCAATCACGACACCGAATATCATGCTGGTTGGGGAATCCCGATGGCTACCGATATTGCTTTTTCTTTAGCAATTCTTTCATTATTGGGAAAACGCGTTCCTATATCGTTGAAGGTTTTTCTAGCGGCTTTGGCTATTGTGGATGACTTGGGCGCGATATTGGTAATTGCAATTTTCTATACGACTTCTTTACATTGGCTGTATTTGGGATATTGTTTAGCGATTGTCGTATTGCTAATTATTCTTAACCTTAAAAAAGTTTCTCAGCCTATTTTCTATATTATTCCAGGATTATTGTTGTGGTATTTTATGCATCATTCTGGGATACACGCGACAATTGCCGGCGTTATTCTGGCATTTTGTATTCCAAACAAAACCAATCGTGGCTCTTTATTAAAACGTATTGAACACAGTCTTCACAAGCCTGTTTCTTATTTTATTATGCCTGTTTTTGCATTTGCAAATACCAATATTATGATTGACCCACAAGTTTTTAATAACTTTTTCAATCCTTTATCTTACGGAATTATGGGCGGCCTAATATTCGGAAAATTTATCGGAATCAGTTTGTTTTCCTACATCGCTATTAAACTTCAACTAAGCAGTCTTCCGGAGAGAAGCAACTGGAACTCTATCTTTGGTGTTGCCCTGTTGGCGGGAATCGGATTTACAATGTCAATTTTCTTAGCGATTTTATCTTTCCCTGGACATGTCGATTATCAAAATGAAGCTAAAGTTGCAATTCTTCTTGCATCCTTAATTTCGGGCGTTGCTGGATTTTTTCTATTAAAAGTAAATCTTGATAAAGCAAAAAACAATTAA
- a CDS encoding RelA/SpoT family protein, translated as MAYDLEKENKEILARYKDLIANTYRTLDEDQNKLIRKAFDIALDAHKDQRRKTGEPYIYHPIEVAKIVANEIGLGATSIACALLHDVIEDSEYTYEDIKKIFGKKIADIVNGLTKISVMNNQNISIQSENYRKLLLTLSEDFRVILIKIADRLHNMRTLESMRPDKQQKIASETVYIYAPMAHRLGLYNIKSELEDLSLKYNNPEVYNEIVSKLELAKESRDKYIQEFKKEVSEQLKEEGLNFKIKGRAKAISSIYRKMMKQNVTFEEVFDNYAIRIIYKSDAKNEKFLAWKIYSIVTDLYRSNPSRMRDWISQPRSTGYESLHLTVMGPDKKWIEVQIRSERMDEIAEKGVAAHYRYKEGYKNSDDQNFDRWVTEIREVLEQQQDLSTSELLDNIKLNLYSKEVFVFTPKGEIKILPTGATALDFAFAVHSDLGMKCLGAKVNGKLVPISYVLQNGDQVDILSSQNQKPKSDWLDFVVTSKAKSKIKTILNSEKNTRTTEGKEILQRKMRHAKLNFNDEEINKLQKFLNLKTSQDVFLGFQDGTYDIGDLRRYLEGRSLFSNILQRFRKSPTSKVNIENDTQAQDLDLIVFGKDEEKLNYSFAKCCTVIPGDKIFGFITISEGIKVHNDNCPNAINLRANYDYRVLVAKWVNAESFKNRIQIEIEGLDRMGMINDITAVISNSMEMDMKSMSIASNDGIFTGTINLEVRNRNQLDETFRQLKNINGVNKVKRLVK; from the coding sequence ATGGCTTACGATTTAGAAAAAGAAAACAAGGAGATCCTTGCCCGCTATAAAGACCTGATAGCCAATACATATCGAACTTTAGACGAAGATCAAAACAAGTTGATCCGCAAAGCCTTTGATATTGCATTGGACGCGCACAAAGATCAACGACGAAAAACGGGAGAACCTTACATCTATCATCCAATAGAAGTGGCAAAAATTGTTGCCAACGAAATTGGTCTTGGTGCGACAAGTATTGCTTGTGCCCTGCTACACGACGTTATCGAAGATTCGGAATATACCTATGAAGATATCAAAAAAATCTTCGGAAAAAAGATTGCGGATATTGTGAATGGTTTGACCAAAATATCGGTCATGAATAACCAAAACATTTCCATACAATCTGAGAATTATCGTAAGTTGCTTTTGACTTTATCAGAAGACTTCCGTGTAATTTTAATAAAAATTGCCGACCGTCTTCATAATATGAGAACGCTGGAAAGTATGCGTCCCGACAAGCAACAGAAAATAGCCTCGGAAACCGTCTATATCTACGCCCCTATGGCGCATCGTCTTGGGCTTTACAACATCAAATCCGAGCTGGAAGACCTTTCTCTAAAATATAATAACCCCGAAGTATATAACGAAATTGTCAGCAAACTCGAGCTTGCAAAAGAAAGTCGCGACAAATATATTCAAGAATTTAAAAAAGAAGTTTCTGAACAGCTGAAAGAAGAAGGACTCAACTTCAAAATAAAAGGTCGCGCGAAAGCTATAAGTTCTATTTATCGTAAAATGATGAAGCAGAACGTAACGTTCGAAGAGGTTTTTGACAACTACGCCATCCGAATTATTTATAAATCTGACGCTAAAAATGAAAAGTTCCTTGCTTGGAAAATTTACTCCATTGTAACCGATCTTTACCGTAGCAATCCTTCGCGAATGCGCGACTGGATTTCACAGCCAAGGTCAACTGGCTATGAAAGTTTGCATCTTACCGTGATGGGGCCTGATAAAAAATGGATAGAAGTGCAAATCCGCAGCGAGCGTATGGACGAAATTGCCGAAAAAGGTGTCGCTGCGCATTACCGTTACAAAGAAGGTTACAAAAATTCTGACGACCAAAATTTTGACCGTTGGGTGACCGAAATCCGTGAAGTTCTCGAGCAACAACAAGATCTATCAACCTCGGAGCTTTTGGATAATATCAAACTTAATCTTTATTCTAAGGAAGTTTTTGTATTTACACCAAAAGGAGAAATTAAAATTTTGCCAACTGGTGCAACAGCTCTGGATTTCGCTTTTGCGGTACACTCAGATTTGGGAATGAAATGTCTTGGTGCAAAAGTTAATGGCAAATTGGTGCCGATAAGTTACGTTTTGCAAAACGGCGACCAAGTGGATATTTTGTCTTCGCAAAACCAAAAACCAAAATCCGATTGGTTGGATTTTGTAGTAACATCAAAAGCAAAATCGAAGATTAAGACCATTCTTAATTCAGAAAAAAACACGCGCACAACAGAAGGCAAAGAAATTTTGCAACGTAAAATGCGCCATGCAAAACTTAATTTCAATGATGAAGAAATTAATAAACTTCAGAAATTCCTAAATTTAAAAACCTCGCAAGATGTCTTTTTAGGATTCCAAGATGGCACTTATGACATAGGGGACCTTCGACGATATCTGGAAGGGAGAAGTCTCTTTAGCAATATTTTGCAACGTTTCAGAAAATCACCAACCTCCAAAGTCAATATCGAAAACGACACCCAAGCGCAAGATCTTGACCTGATTGTATTTGGAAAAGATGAAGAAAAACTGAATTATAGTTTTGCAAAATGTTGTACGGTAATTCCTGGTGACAAGATTTTTGGATTTATTACCATTTCGGAAGGCATTAAAGTCCACAACGACAATTGTCCCAATGCGATTAACCTACGTGCCAACTATGATTATCGTGTTTTGGTGGCTAAATGGGTAAATGCCGAAAGCTTCAAAAACAGAATCCAAATCGAGATTGAAGGTCTGGACAGAATGGGTATGATTAACGATATTACAGCCGTGATCAGCAACTCTATGGAGATGGACATGAAGTCGATGTCTATTGCGTCTAACGACGGAATTTTCACTGGCACAATAAATCTTGAAGTCCGTAATAGAAATCAGTTGGATGAAACCTTCCGACAACTAAAGAATATTAATGGCGTTAATAAAGTAAAACGCCTCGTAAAATAA
- a CDS encoding GNAT family N-acetyltransferase: MDFPKIETERLILNQPHDSDIESIVKILNNKIYSENTLNMPFPYTTESAKFWINLSENGFKNQNHYIFAIRLKEDNQIIGGIDLNIDKAFNKAELGYWMDINFWNNAYTTEAVKAIIDFGFETLHLKRIFATHFDFNPASGKVMQKAGMTMEGILKANSKKGDKYQNHVLYAIVKD, from the coding sequence ATGGATTTTCCAAAAATAGAAACCGAACGCCTTATTCTGAACCAACCACACGACAGCGATATAGAATCCATTGTAAAAATCCTTAATAACAAAATCTATTCGGAAAACACACTAAACATGCCTTTCCCATACACAACAGAAAGTGCAAAATTTTGGATAAATCTCTCCGAAAACGGTTTTAAAAATCAAAATCATTATATATTCGCTATTCGACTAAAAGAAGATAATCAAATCATTGGCGGCATCGACTTAAACATTGACAAAGCTTTTAACAAAGCCGAACTAGGCTATTGGATGGACATCAACTTTTGGAACAACGCCTACACAACCGAAGCTGTAAAAGCCATTATAGATTTCGGTTTTGAAACTTTACATCTCAAAAGAATTTTTGCAACACATTTTGATTTCAACCCCGCTTCAGGAAAAGTTATGCAAAAAGCAGGAATGACGATGGAAGGTATTTTGAAAGCCAATTCTAAAAAAGGCGATAAGTATCAAAATCATGTTTTGTACGCGATTGTCAAGGATTAA
- the gldG gene encoding gliding motility-associated ABC transporter substrate-binding protein GldG → MNKNKIIYILVGLLLILGVFGVFYKRFDLTQEKRYTLSDATVKTLESVKKPITIEVYLDGDFPASFKQLQNETKFILEEFRKINPKIDYKFRDPIAEKIPMDTLQAMGMQPSMLPDIKDGKITNIVLYPYAAITYDNYGFSIPLIIQQAGIDSNEQLNKSIENLEYNFASNIKAITEETKKNIGFLVNQDELGRQEFTSFIDMALENYNIGPIIPENKTELSLADVPKLKQMDAIVVAKPRKAFTTNEKIILDQYIMNGGKSLWMLDAVNAEMDTLFRSKNIMAFPVDINLTDMMFSYGVRVNPGLVKDMKQSAIIRLKTGEIAGNPQFTNLMWPYFPLGISQNQNAITKNINPVKFEFPTSIDTLSRKNVKFNVLFESSDRTITKTVPNYVALSEMIKMDSLGIMEQASTPKIFAVSLEGKFQSAYATRSEKNAYPDFKTQSQNNKMIVIADGDGAKNQTVKGQAMPLGFDYLTQQRYGNEQFLRNALDYLLDDSNLMALRNRNLEMRLLDKQRIDGERQNWQWINLLLPLGILGLLGGLFFWLRKKQFS, encoded by the coding sequence ATGAACAAAAACAAAATCATATACATCCTTGTAGGACTTCTTTTAATATTAGGCGTTTTTGGCGTATTTTATAAAAGATTCGACTTGACTCAAGAAAAACGCTATACGCTTTCTGATGCCACCGTAAAAACTTTGGAATCGGTTAAAAAACCCATCACAATCGAAGTTTATCTTGATGGTGATTTCCCCGCTTCTTTCAAACAATTACAAAACGAAACCAAATTTATTTTGGAAGAATTTCGAAAAATAAATCCAAAAATCGATTATAAATTCCGTGATCCAATTGCTGAAAAAATCCCAATGGATACCCTACAAGCTATGGGCATGCAACCATCGATGTTACCAGACATCAAAGACGGAAAAATCACCAATATTGTACTTTATCCTTATGCCGCGATCACCTATGATAATTACGGATTTTCCATCCCGTTGATTATCCAACAAGCCGGCATCGACTCCAACGAGCAGCTTAACAAATCCATCGAAAACCTCGAATACAACTTCGCTTCTAACATCAAAGCAATAACCGAAGAAACTAAAAAAAATATTGGTTTTTTGGTTAATCAAGACGAATTGGGACGACAAGAGTTCACCAGTTTTATCGACATGGCTTTGGAAAATTATAATATTGGACCTATTATCCCAGAAAACAAAACAGAACTAAGTCTTGCCGATGTTCCGAAGCTTAAACAAATGGATGCCATCGTCGTTGCAAAACCACGAAAAGCCTTTACGACAAACGAAAAAATAATCCTCGACCAATACATCATGAATGGTGGAAAAAGCCTCTGGATGCTCGATGCTGTTAATGCTGAAATGGATACGCTTTTCCGTTCCAAAAACATTATGGCTTTCCCTGTTGATATAAATCTTACAGACATGATGTTCAGTTATGGTGTTCGTGTCAATCCAGGTTTGGTAAAAGACATGAAACAATCCGCTATCATCCGTCTCAAAACTGGAGAGATCGCAGGCAACCCACAATTCACCAATTTGATGTGGCCCTATTTTCCACTCGGGATTTCACAAAATCAAAATGCCATTACTAAGAACATTAATCCCGTAAAATTCGAATTCCCAACTTCTATCGACACCTTATCCCGAAAGAATGTAAAATTCAATGTGTTGTTTGAATCCAGCGACAGAACTATAACCAAGACTGTCCCGAATTATGTTGCCTTATCCGAAATGATAAAAATGGATAGCCTTGGCATTATGGAACAAGCTTCTACACCCAAGATATTTGCGGTTTCTTTGGAAGGAAAATTCCAATCTGCTTATGCAACAAGAAGTGAGAAAAATGCTTATCCCGATTTTAAAACCCAAAGTCAAAATAACAAAATGATTGTCATCGCCGACGGTGACGGTGCCAAAAACCAAACGGTGAAAGGCCAAGCCATGCCACTAGGATTCGATTACTTAACCCAACAACGTTATGGTAACGAGCAGTTTTTGAGAAACGCACTAGATTACCTTTTGGACGACTCCAACCTTATGGCATTGCGCAACCGAAATCTCGAAATGCGACTATTAGACAAACAACGTATTGATGGAGAACGCCAAAATTGGCAATGGATCAACCTTCTGCTACCACTTGGGATTTTAGGTTTATTAGGAGGCCTATTCTTTTGGTTAAGAAAAAAACAATTTTCATAA
- a CDS encoding ABC transporter permease produces MFALFKKELWSYFGNWSAWMIIAAFSFISALFLFFFENSFNILDIGSASLQSFFVLAPWLLMFIIPALSMRSLAEEQQSGTLLWLFSQPLKIADIVNGKFFSVWTIGILCLIPSLIYFYTVYTLGVPAGNIDMGMTMGSYFGLIVLIGGFSALGILASSFSSNQIMAYLIGVLLCFVMYFGIEQLASYKLLGSADFILQNLGFYQHFTSFTRGLIDTRDLFYFVLVILICLKTAEFSVLKKK; encoded by the coding sequence ATGTTTGCATTATTTAAAAAAGAACTTTGGAGCTATTTTGGAAACTGGAGCGCATGGATGATCATCGCCGCTTTTAGTTTTATCTCGGCTTTATTTTTATTTTTCTTCGAAAACAGCTTCAACATTCTAGATATCGGCAGTGCTTCTTTACAAAGTTTTTTTGTGTTAGCGCCGTGGTTGTTAATGTTCATCATTCCCGCTTTAAGCATGCGAAGCTTGGCAGAAGAACAACAATCCGGAACTTTGCTTTGGTTATTTTCGCAACCTTTAAAAATTGCTGATATCGTTAATGGCAAATTTTTCTCGGTATGGACGATTGGGATTTTGTGTTTAATTCCGTCGCTTATTTATTTCTACACCGTTTACACATTGGGCGTTCCTGCTGGAAATATTGATATGGGAATGACTATGGGAAGCTATTTTGGACTTATTGTTTTGATAGGCGGTTTTTCTGCTTTAGGAATTCTGGCTTCTTCTTTCTCGTCTAACCAAATCATGGCTTACCTTATCGGAGTTTTGCTATGTTTTGTAATGTATTTTGGGATAGAACAATTGGCGAGTTACAAACTTCTCGGATCCGCAGATTTTATTTTACAAAACTTAGGATTTTATCAACATTTCACATCATTCACAAGAGGATTAATTGACACGCGGGACTTATTTTATTTCGTTTTGGTGATATTAATTTGTCTTAAAACCGCTGAATTTTCGGTATTAAAAAAGAAGTAA
- a CDS encoding CopD family protein: MLYLIIKAIHIIFMVSYFAGIFYLVRIFVYYKDTDTFENPKQNILRHQYAFMTKRLWNIIIIPAGIIMLISGITMIGLNPSLMKMPWFHLKLTFLLGLLAYHIWSWKKTKSLQLLDGQSLDTANIKLRQFNEIATFILFGVVFTVILKSYIIDYWWQLLVGFIVIIMLIMATVKLVNKGKK; encoded by the coding sequence GTGCTTTATTTGATTATCAAAGCGATCCACATTATTTTCATGGTGAGCTATTTTGCGGGAATTTTTTATTTGGTAAGAATTTTTGTGTACTACAAAGACACAGATACTTTTGAAAACCCAAAACAAAATATCCTTCGTCACCAATATGCTTTTATGACAAAAAGATTATGGAATATCATCATCATCCCAGCCGGAATTATCATGTTAATAAGTGGCATTACGATGATTGGACTCAACCCCAGCCTTATGAAAATGCCTTGGTTTCATTTAAAATTAACCTTTCTCCTTGGACTTCTCGCCTATCATATCTGGAGTTGGAAAAAGACCAAAAGTCTTCAACTCTTAGATGGACAAAGCCTGGACACAGCTAATATCAAACTACGACAATTCAATGAGATTGCGACTTTCATTTTGTTCGGTGTTGTTTTCACAGTTATTCTAAAATCATATATCATCGATTATTGGTGGCAATTATTAGTAGGCTTTATCGTTATAATAATGCTTATTATGGCAACAGTAAAATTGGTAAACAAAGGAAAAAAATAA